The Candidatus Babeliaceae bacterium sequence CGTAATATAACTTGTAATACGAGCATCAAGAATATCATTCAATTCTTTATGCTGTGTATCTCTTTCCCTGCCAATATAATATCGCACATCTACTTCACCAAAAACAAAAAGAGCAATATCATTTTTTTTAACTCCATAGGAAGCAACATGTAATCCATGATTGCTTACCTCTTGCATAGTTTTTGATGGGGCCCAATTAATAGAAAAAGGTATTTTTATGGTATCATCATACGTAAAAACATACTCTAATTGCCCCATATCACTAAAGCCCCATCGAGCATGACTATCTCCAAATATGTATATATGAGGTGCAGGTAATAATAAATTAAAAATAAGTAGTGCATGTATAGATAATAAATATCTTATTTTTCTGATAAAACACATCGTGTATTTCCCTAAATAATATACGTTAAAATATATTTTTTAAGATACAAGCTTGTTTAAGATCGAAGCAATAAAAAATTTTAAAAAGAAAAAAATAAGACAGTTCTTGACGGTGAGTGTATGCCATACTATGGTGCTTTATAGTTATATTATTATATTTTTTAGTTTTCATTGATGAGGGTAATGCATGTTTTTGCGATCAATTAAATGTATAGGTTTATTATTTTTTGCAGTGCATATAATGAAAGCTCAAGATTTAAAAACACTCGTGCGTGATGTTATTTCCATGAGGCAATCTGATGGAAAAATTGAAATTCCGGCTTATATACAACATATAAAATTGGATATTGGTTTATCTTATTCTGCGCCAATATCGCAATATTGGCTGACGCATGAAGATGACTTGCTCGTATTCGGATTTGAACCTAACCCTGAAGCTGTAGCGTCAATAGTGCAGGGCGCAACCAAAAGGCATAAAGATCACGGCAATCCCTTAGAGAAAAAATTTATAGGGAAAAACTTCTTCTTGATCCCTTGCGCGTTAGGCTTATCAAGTAATTCTACGATAAATTTTTTTGTCACAGAAAATGATTGCGGTTGCTCAAGTATATATTCTCCTAAATATTTTGACGTTAAACAGATTATAGATGTCCCCATTTTTGCTTTGTCAGATTTTTTCGATGTATTCCCTTTTGATACGCATCCAGTTATTGAGTATATCAAGATTGATGCCCAAGGATCTGATTTGGATATAGTTAAAAGCGCCGGGAGTTATTTAGCTGAAAGGGTTATTTATATCACCCTTGAGGCTGAAAACGCACAATATGAAAACACTGTTAATTCATGCCAAGATATAGAGAATTATATGCAGAGTATCGGTTTTGTACGGTACGTTTCTCCTCATACGAGCGATCCTACGTATTTTAATCCACGCTATTTAGATTATGTTAAACGGCATGATGTGAAAATATATCAAAAGGGTTAGAGCATATTTACTGATATCCAATGGGGTAGGGGGTTATGCCAAAATGGAATATAATATACGGTTCCTTCTGATAAGAGGCCTGCGGCATAGCTGAATGAGCTTGCCCCTGTAACCAAAACATCGGCAAGTACCATTGCAGTAAACGTCTCTTCGACCGGATCATTTATGTGAAGAACTGTGTCGTGGGCAGTGAACGCTTTGAAGCTTTCACTATCACCCTGTGAATAGAGATGGAATAACGGATTTTTAGCGGCATAGATTGTTCTTAATCGTCTAATAATGTACAAAAAAGCATTATCTGGTGTATTGGCACCAGATATGCGATTATCGTGCGAGTTGGGTCTTCTTATATGAATGGCGATATTGAAATTTTGATTATTAAAATAATTATGCGTATTTTTATTTGCTCTAAATATCTTTTTTATTTTTTTTAATGATTCGCTCGCAGCACACGCTGCTATATTTGCATCGACAAATGCTTTGTAACTAATCTGTGAGTAAGCATCATAATTTTTATTGCTTTCAAAATTATCTATAAAATTAATAAGCTGTTCTTTTTTTGCTATAAAATCATCAGCATTATCATAATTGTGTTCCATCATGTGAAATGGTGTATAAACGTATGTAAGATTATGTAATTCGGCGTATATGACAGAAGATATGATAGCTTGAAATTGAGATCCAAAACCGTCAGCTTGTTGCGGGTTGGTTATAACGTCTTCTTGCTGTCCAAGGGCAATGGTGATAAACAGGTGTATGGATAGTAATTTTTTTTTCATAAAATGTTCCTAAAAAAGAAGGCAGTTGTATGTACCGGAATAATATCTTTTTTTTAAGTTATTTAGTAATAATTTTATTTATTCATGATAATAAGGCTGGCTTTTATGCTGCATACGAAGACAACCAAGCGGTTGCTTTTTGTTATTATCTGGCGCCCATCACGAATAATAATGATTGCGGTTGGAGTAATTTTCATAATAGCGCGCTTAATATTGATCAGATGTTGCATGATGCACAACTTAAGAATATTCCTACATATGTAATTTTGCCGTCATATTATCATAATACATCTCCCTTATCTGAAGATGCCCCTTTTATTGAGGGTGCTCGTTGCGCTCTCACTTGGGCGAAATATTATGGTGCTACAATAATTCTTTATGATCGTGATACTTCAATTAACGTTAATGCCCATATGTATTATCGCGAAATACAATATGAGTATAAAAATAACAATAAAGTTGTTTTTGATAGTGATTTCGATCAAGTCGCATCATTAGGAACGGTTTTGATAAGCGGCGGCGCTGGTTTTTTGGGGAGCCATCTTGTTGGTAAGTTACTAGATAGGGGATATTGTGTTATTGCGCTTGATAATTTAAGTACATGTAATAAAGAAAATATTACCCCCTACCTTAATAATAAAAATTTTAAATTTATACATCATGATGTGAGTATACCCTGCGAATTTAATAGTCCGCTGACTCATATTATTCATGCTGCATCGTTACCAAGTCCCGAATATTATTATAATAAGCCGCGCGAAACACTTATTACAGGATTGCATGGAACAAAAAATCTTCTTGATATAGCTATTCAACATAATGCACAATTTCTTTTTACATCAACATCAGAAGTGTATGGAGATCCACGGGTACATCCACAGCCCGAAGATTATGCAGGAAATGTTGATCCTATGGGCAAACGTGCACAGTATGATCAGTCAAAGCGTGGGGGAGAAACATTAATATCTTTATATTTTAAAAAATATTATCTTGATGTACGCATAGCCAGAATTTTTAATACATATGGACCTCATATGAGTCTTAATGATGGTCGTGTGGTAACAAATTTTATTAAGGCGGTTTTTGAACAGAAGCCTTTAAAAATTTATGGTTCCGGCTTGCAAACACGTAGCTTTGCGTATGTTGATGATACGGTAGATGGTATAATCAAGCTTATGACAAGCGCACATATAACACCTCAAACTGCTATTGCTGATCGTGTAGTTAATATTGGAACGCCTGAAGAATTTACCGTTGAAGCGTTGGCACGCAAAGTTGTTGATCTTGCATCAAAATACTGTAATTATACTCCACAAATTATACATATTGAACAGCCCGATATGTATGATCCAAAGATAAGAAGGCCTGATATTTCAAGGGCAAAAGCACTTTTAAATTTTGAGCCAAGCGTGCCTCTTGATGAAGGCCTTAAAAAGACGTTTTTATTTTTTTTAACAAATCATTGATTTTTAAAGTGCTTCAAAACTATCGTAGCGAATAAAGATAAAATCTTTACCTACAGAGACGTTATGAAGCACCTATTCTTTTATTTCTTGATCATTTTTTGTAATTATAATTTTTGTACGCATCTTTATCAAAAAGTTTCAGTTATTGGAACTGGGTATGTTGGGCTTGTCACCGGAGTATGTTTAGCGCATATTGGTCATTCAGTGATATGCGCAGATATTGATAGTAAGAAAATAAATGGCCTTCAGAATGGCATAGTTCCTATTATGGAAGAACATCTTGATGAGCTTATAGCAAGCGCAGTCTGTGCTGGTAATTTGACTTTTACTGATGATATTTCTGCAGCAGTAAAAAATAGCGATATTATATTTATTGCTGTTGGTACTCCTGCTAATGCAGATGGGGAATCAAATGTAACTGCACTGTATAATGTAATGCATACAATAAGTGAAAATTTAGATGCATATAAAGTAATATGTATAAAAAGCACGGTGCCTCTAGGAGTAATTGATGCATTGTATGATTATATTGCAACACTGGGCAATAATAAAAATTGTGATCTTGTCTTTAATCCAGAATTTTTGCGAGAAGGTCAAGCGGTCAATGATTTCTTGCATCCTAATAGAATTATTATCGGCACAAAATCATTAATTGCGCAAGAAAAAATGCAGCAACTTTATTATCCATTTATAGAACGCAGCGTTCCATTTTTGGTAACAGATCCGATGAGTGCAGAGACTATAAAATATGCATGTAATGGCTTTTTGGCGACAAAAATAGCCTACATTAATGAAATAGCGCGTTTATGCGAAGTATCGGGAGCAAATATTGTTGCAGTACAACAGGGTATGATGTTGGACGAGCGTATTGGAAAGAGTTTTTTGAACCCGGGCCCGGGATTTGGAGGTTCATGTTTTCCTAAAGATTGTCTTGCTCTTGCTCATATAGGTGATTCATGCAACATAGATCTAAAAATAGTTAAGGCGTGCTTTGCTTCTAATGAATCGCATAAAAAATCTATAGTTAATAAAATATTGCATACGCTTGGTAATAATCCAGATAATAAAACGGTAACAATTTTGGGGCTTGCATTTAAGGCAGGCACCGATGATGTCCGCGACTCACCAGCAATAACAATCATAGAAAAATTGTTACCTCATCGTGTGCATATCAAGGCTTATGATCCGGTAGCCAATGCTAATATGCAGAAAATATTTCCTCATATTGAGTATTGTTCTTCAATGATGCAAGCTCTAGAAAAATCTGATCTCGTGGTTATTCTTACAGAGTGGGAAGAGTTTAAATATTTACCAATCGAGCAATGCATGTACAAGAATAACTTAATAAAAATTATTGACACCCGTAATATACTGAACGGTAAACTACGCTACAATCATGGAGAAGGTGATATAGTATGTTAGCAAAAATATGTTTAAGTATAATCTTTTTATTGTGCCAGCAGATTGCTGCTGTCATGCATAATTATATTACCGGTGCCAAATTTAGAGAATGCGCTGACTATATCATAGAAAGTTATCCATGTTCATGGAATCCAGAAGAAATAGAGCCAAAAAGTGTCATCTATATTAAATGTGATTATATCGATTATTTTTTCACCATGATCTTTCCGCGCATTAAGCATCCAATTATAATAATTTCTCATAATGGTGATTGGCCAGCGCCAAATAAGTGGGCTTCATATCTCGACGATCCCAAAATTATTATGTGGTTTGGGCAAAATTGTGATATTGCACCGCATGAAAAATTTTGTCCCATTCCCATCGGTATAGCGAATCCGATATGGAAACATGGAAACCCCTTTATTTTTGATGCCGTGTTAGATTATATAGATAATAAAAAAAATATAGACAAAAGATCGCAATTATATATCAATTTTGCATCTGATACCAATATTATTCGTTCAAAATTATGCATGTTATTTCAAGAAAAGCCATTTGTGCATTGTGCTGCAAGAATGTCATTAGTGCGTTATCTTTTTGATCTGTCTCAATATAAATTTATTCTCAGTCCATTTGGTAATGGGCTTGATTGTCATAGGACGTGGGAAGCGCTTCTTGTTGGGACAATCCCTGTCGTTAAAACTTCTACGATCGACACGTTATATAAAGATTTACCGGTTATTATTGTTCAGGATTGGGACGAAATCACAGAAGATTTTTTGGAAGAACAATATGAAAAAATAAAAAAACAGTACTTCAATAAAGAAAAGCTATTTATGGATTACTGGATTAATATTATTAATAGATACAAAAGGTGATATACAATGTTAAAGCAATTTACCGTAAAATCGATATTGTTATTAATTTTATTTTTTTGTATAACGGCTCTCCACACGAATGAAAAAACGGTATTTTTGACCGGCGCAGCGGGCTTTATCGGTAGTAATTTTTTACAATACATGTTTGATAAGTACCCATCTTATAACTTTTTGGTGCTAGATAGTCTTACGTATGCAGGCAGTTTGGATAATATTCCTGAGGTGATTAGAGAATCGCCTCGCTTTTCATTTTTTCATGGATCAGTAACTGATAAACAACTGGTTGATACGCTTATGCCGCAGGCCCATTTTGTTGTACATTTTGCCGCAGAAACACATGTTGCGCGGAGTATTTATGATTCTTCTAATTTTTTTGAAACAGACATTCTAGGTACAAAAGTGTTGTTAGATTCGCTGATACAGCATAAAAATGTTGAGCGTTTTATACATATTTCGACATCAGAGGTATGTGGTTCTGCAAAAACTACTCCTATGGATGAGGAGCATCCTATTAATCCACAATCACCTTATGCCGCTGCAAAAGCCGGTGCGGATAGATTGGTATATGCATATCAGTGTACCTATGATATTCCAACGGTCATTATACGCCCGTTTAATAATTATGGTCCGCAACAGCATCTCGAAAAAATGATTCCACGCTTTATACATAGTGCTATGTGTGGACTTCCTTTGACTATTCATGGCGATGGGTGTCAAACGCGTGATTGGTTATATGTTACTGATACCTGCAGAGCTCTTGATAAAATTTTGCATCATGGAGATTTTAACACAATTAAAAATCAGATTATTCATATTGGCACTGGTGAAGAAACTTCGGTGCTTGCAATTGCACAATGCATTCTTGGCATGTTTGATGTGCCAGAGTCGCAGATAGCCTTTATTACTGATCGCCCCGGTCAAGTTGATTGTCATATATCTTCCACAAAAAAATCACGCGATTTGCTTGATTGGCAGCCAACTGTCTCATTGGAAGAGGGCTTGCGATCAACCGTCCAGTGGTACAAAAATAATCCTGAATGGTGTTCAAAAAGAGAATCTATGAAACTTGTTCCTATTTTTACAAAACAGAATATTATAGAAATGCATTAGTTTTTTTTAAAGGAGAAGTTTTATGAAATTAAGATTATTTTTTTTACATATTTTGTTACTGTGCGCATCGTATAGCTATGCTGATCAAAAAACTTTTTTGGTATTTGGTGGAACAACAGGCTGGATTGGTCAAAAAATTGTAGCGATTATTAATGAACAAGGTCATATTGCTATTGCTGCACAATCACGCTTGGAAGATCGTCACCATATAGAACAAGAAATTTGTAACTTAAAACCAGATTTTATCATTAATGCAGCCGGTGTTGTAGGCAGACCCAATGCAGATTGGTGCGAAGATAATAAACTAGAAACGATCCGTAGCAATCTTATCGGTGCACTCAATTTAGCTGATATAGCGCATAAGTATAATATTCATATGACCAATATAGGAACGGGCTGTATCTATGAATATGATAATGCGCACCCGCTTAAGAGTGGAATAGGCTTTACCGAAGAAGATACACCAAATTTTGAAGGATCATTTTATTCTAAGACAAAGAAAATGTTAGACATTTTACTTTTGTGCTATCCGAATGTTCTTAATTTGCGATTCAGAATGCCCATTTCTTCTGATCTTCATCCAAGAAATTTTGTTACCAAAATTAGTAAGTACCAAAAAATAATAAATATTCCAAATTCCATGACGATATTAGACGATCTTTTGCCACTCATATCACAAATGGCTTTAATGAAGCTTGCTGGTAATTATAATTTTGTTAATCCAGGAGCTATATCTCATAATGAAATATTGGAGTTGTACAAACAATATATAGACCCAACATTTACGTATGTAAATTTTAGCGTAGAAGAGCAAAGTAAAGTACTCAAGGCTCTAAGATCAAACACCGAACTTGATGTGCATAAACTTCTTGCCGTATTTCCACATATTCCACATATCAAGACTTCTATTATTCGAGTTTTTGAACGCATGCAGCAGAATCATCACGAACAATAAATGTTGGTGTATATCCACTATGTGGTGTTCTATTTTTTATGTGATATAGAGGCTTTATATCAATTTTATAACCTTGATTAAATAATGCGATCAAATCAGCGGCTGAATAAGAATATAAGCAAGGATTCCCATGATTATCTTGTACGATATTCATGGGAATGTTGATCATCTTGGATCGTTCAAAGCACAGACCATATTTATGTGGCACTGGTGCGTATCGTCTTGCCCATTCACCTTCAAGCATATTTGGCGAGACAAAATGAAACGAATTAAACAGAGGAATTATATCTTTTTTATGCATTACGGCCATGTCAACGGTATGCGGATATCCCCAGTATGAGTCCCCAGTAATAAATTTCCAGGTGTATATATTGGAATGTATAGGTGATAATGCCGGAATGGTGAGGGGTACGTCATTTCTTGGAAAGCATTCTCGGTCAATATTTAATCCAAGCCGCAGGTGAAATCCGTAAGCATGTGTACGTGTTAAAGCCTCTGCGCATGCACTCATATCGATGGTGTCGGTTATAACAATATCGTCAACTGCAAAGACGACGTATGGTGCGCTATGAGTGGTAAGTTCTTTCATAAGTAATGGTTTGAAATCCGCATGTGGATTATGTGATTGGCGAATATAATGAGCTGTATTAAAT is a genomic window containing:
- a CDS encoding SGNH/GDSL hydrolase family protein, giving the protein MCFIRKIRYLLSIHALLIFNLLLPAPHIYIFGDSHARWGFSDMGQLEYVFTYDDTIKIPFSINWAPSKTMQEVSNHGLHVASYGVKKNDIALFVFGEVDVRYYIGRERDTQHKELNDILDARITSYITAINSNKNHNNTLCCIIMEVMPPARHDTYYGTIEDRVAITRALNKKLRAACEKNNILFLPLHDIYANHDGSFNAALSEGTVHINMQHNFHIRRRLIELLLASKII
- a CDS encoding FkbM family methyltransferase; translated protein: MFLRSIKCIGLLFFAVHIMKAQDLKTLVRDVISMRQSDGKIEIPAYIQHIKLDIGLSYSAPISQYWLTHEDDLLVFGFEPNPEAVASIVQGATKRHKDHGNPLEKKFIGKNFFLIPCALGLSSNSTINFFVTENDCGCSSIYSPKYFDVKQIIDVPIFALSDFFDVFPFDTHPVIEYIKIDAQGSDLDIVKSAGSYLAERVIYITLEAENAQYENTVNSCQDIENYMQSIGFVRYVSPHTSDPTYFNPRYLDYVKRHDVKIYQKG
- a CDS encoding NAD-dependent epimerase/dehydratase family protein, coding for MYRNNIFFLSYLVIILFIHDNKAGFYAAYEDNQAVAFCYYLAPITNNNDCGWSNFHNSALNIDQMLHDAQLKNIPTYVILPSYYHNTSPLSEDAPFIEGARCALTWAKYYGATIILYDRDTSINVNAHMYYREIQYEYKNNNKVVFDSDFDQVASLGTVLISGGAGFLGSHLVGKLLDRGYCVIALDNLSTCNKENITPYLNNKNFKFIHHDVSIPCEFNSPLTHIIHAASLPSPEYYYNKPRETLITGLHGTKNLLDIAIQHNAQFLFTSTSEVYGDPRVHPQPEDYAGNVDPMGKRAQYDQSKRGGETLISLYFKKYYLDVRIARIFNTYGPHMSLNDGRVVTNFIKAVFEQKPLKIYGSGLQTRSFAYVDDTVDGIIKLMTSAHITPQTAIADRVVNIGTPEEFTVEALARKVVDLASKYCNYTPQIIHIEQPDMYDPKIRRPDISRAKALLNFEPSVPLDEGLKKTFLFFLTNH
- a CDS encoding UDP-glucose/GDP-mannose dehydrogenase family protein; this encodes MKHLFFYFLIIFCNYNFCTHLYQKVSVIGTGYVGLVTGVCLAHIGHSVICADIDSKKINGLQNGIVPIMEEHLDELIASAVCAGNLTFTDDISAAVKNSDIIFIAVGTPANADGESNVTALYNVMHTISENLDAYKVICIKSTVPLGVIDALYDYIATLGNNKNCDLVFNPEFLREGQAVNDFLHPNRIIIGTKSLIAQEKMQQLYYPFIERSVPFLVTDPMSAETIKYACNGFLATKIAYINEIARLCEVSGANIVAVQQGMMLDERIGKSFLNPGPGFGGSCFPKDCLALAHIGDSCNIDLKIVKACFASNESHKKSIVNKILHTLGNNPDNKTVTILGLAFKAGTDDVRDSPAITIIEKLLPHRVHIKAYDPVANANMQKIFPHIEYCSSMMQALEKSDLVVILTEWEEFKYLPIEQCMYKNNLIKIIDTRNILNGKLRYNHGEGDIVC
- a CDS encoding GDP-mannose 4,6-dehydratase, giving the protein MLKQFTVKSILLLILFFCITALHTNEKTVFLTGAAGFIGSNFLQYMFDKYPSYNFLVLDSLTYAGSLDNIPEVIRESPRFSFFHGSVTDKQLVDTLMPQAHFVVHFAAETHVARSIYDSSNFFETDILGTKVLLDSLIQHKNVERFIHISTSEVCGSAKTTPMDEEHPINPQSPYAAAKAGADRLVYAYQCTYDIPTVIIRPFNNYGPQQHLEKMIPRFIHSAMCGLPLTIHGDGCQTRDWLYVTDTCRALDKILHHGDFNTIKNQIIHIGTGEETSVLAIAQCILGMFDVPESQIAFITDRPGQVDCHISSTKKSRDLLDWQPTVSLEEGLRSTVQWYKNNPEWCSKRESMKLVPIFTKQNIIEMH
- a CDS encoding NAD-dependent epimerase/dehydratase family protein; the encoded protein is MKLRLFFLHILLLCASYSYADQKTFLVFGGTTGWIGQKIVAIINEQGHIAIAAQSRLEDRHHIEQEICNLKPDFIINAAGVVGRPNADWCEDNKLETIRSNLIGALNLADIAHKYNIHMTNIGTGCIYEYDNAHPLKSGIGFTEEDTPNFEGSFYSKTKKMLDILLLCYPNVLNLRFRMPISSDLHPRNFVTKISKYQKIINIPNSMTILDDLLPLISQMALMKLAGNYNFVNPGAISHNEILELYKQYIDPTFTYVNFSVEEQSKVLKALRSNTELDVHKLLAVFPHIPHIKTSIIRVFERMQQNHHEQ